A stretch of the Bacillus anthracis str. Vollum genome encodes the following:
- a CDS encoding fascin domain-containing protein: protein MKRFITHANGNKIFKKLVLMVLPMVLMIMMITPSNGALAADQSNTGSLKGVSLFNGSWTVAIQAANLQYVSAEPSGNVVANPSAVNKWEKFELIPTGELYTFALKTKSNGKYVSFEPNGRVVADRTSIGAWEKFILYNGGDNRIYVLQALSNGRFISANGGRELTANSYVAGSWERFIIVYF, encoded by the coding sequence ATGAAGAGGTTCATAACTCATGCAAATGGTAATAAGATCTTTAAAAAGTTAGTTTTAATGGTTTTGCCAATGGTTCTAATGATAATGATGATAACCCCATCGAATGGCGCATTGGCAGCCGACCAATCAAATACCGGTTCACTAAAAGGTGTGAGTCTATTTAATGGAAGTTGGACTGTTGCTATACAAGCTGCAAATTTACAATATGTTTCTGCTGAGCCATCGGGAAATGTGGTAGCAAATCCTAGTGCAGTTAATAAATGGGAGAAATTCGAATTAATTCCGACTGGAGAATTATATACGTTTGCTTTAAAAACGAAAAGTAATGGAAAGTATGTTTCGTTTGAGCCAAATGGTAGAGTAGTAGCAGATCGTACATCAATTGGGGCATGGGAAAAATTTATCTTATATAATGGTGGAGACAATAGGATATATGTATTACAAGCGCTAAGTAATGGTAGATTCATATCAGCAAATGGCGGTAGAGAATTAACAGCTAATAGTTATGTAGCTGGAAGCTGGGAAAGATTTATTATTGTGTATTTCTAA
- a CDS encoding YolD-like family protein, whose amino-acid sequence MNNANMPKGRGMIKWTPFAAMPEQFVGIREMIKEKTKVARPILTSEEKELIENMLLCSLLSEEEILITYYEDGYLLTNYMTVIDIYPLHSSIICTDAFYNKMTIQFSNIIDVK is encoded by the coding sequence ATGAACAACGCTAATATGCCAAAAGGTAGAGGAATGATAAAATGGACGCCGTTTGCAGCAATGCCAGAACAATTCGTCGGAATACGTGAAATGATCAAAGAGAAAACTAAAGTAGCACGTCCCATTTTAACCTCTGAAGAGAAAGAATTGATTGAGAACATGTTACTATGTTCGTTACTTTCTGAAGAAGAGATATTAATTACATATTATGAAGATGGTTATTTACTCACCAACTATATGACCGTTATCGATATATATCCATTACATAGCTCTATCATATGTACTGATGCTTTCTATAATAAGATGACAATACAATTTTCAAATATAATAGACGTAAAATAG
- a CDS encoding Y-family DNA polymerase: MYDYSILPNRIILCVDLRSFYASVSCIKMGLDPLHTKLAVVGDMNRNGSIVLAATPPLKAMGVKKLARLYEIPRQKDILIVNPIMGTYIKCSNYITKLALQYVPIEDFHQYSIDEFFMDITDSIHLFARNPNEFALQFKREIYEHTRIECTIGIAPNLLMSKVALDIEAKKNKDGVAYWTYEDIPTKLWSIRPLSKFWGISHKTETKLNQKGIHSIGDLANYPLKYLKQSFGVIGEELHLHSNGIDFSRISEKYVPVTTSIGKSQILMRDYTIEEFPIILLEHTEEVCYRLRQQNKLAQTVQFSIGYSKSYSGGFSKTHTLSRPTNLTMDIYQVCLYFLNQQYTGEPIRSITISLTKLIGEGEEQISLFDNIIQREKEIKLTKVMDEIRTKFGKNSILRGISYTNNATARYRNTLLGGHKA; encoded by the coding sequence GTGTATGACTATTCAATTTTACCGAATAGAATCATTTTATGTGTTGATCTTCGTAGCTTTTATGCTTCTGTTAGTTGCATCAAAATGGGATTAGACCCACTTCATACAAAATTAGCTGTAGTTGGTGATATGAATAGGAATGGATCCATTGTTTTAGCCGCAACTCCACCTTTAAAAGCAATGGGAGTAAAGAAGTTGGCAAGGCTATACGAGATTCCTCGACAAAAAGATATTCTTATTGTGAATCCAATTATGGGAACCTATATTAAGTGCTCCAATTACATAACGAAGTTAGCTCTACAATATGTTCCTATTGAAGACTTTCATCAATATAGCATCGATGAATTTTTTATGGATATTACCGATAGCATCCATCTATTTGCTCGGAATCCAAATGAATTTGCATTACAGTTTAAACGTGAAATATATGAACACACACGAATTGAATGCACAATCGGGATTGCACCTAACCTATTGATGAGTAAGGTTGCTTTAGATATTGAAGCAAAGAAAAATAAAGACGGAGTCGCTTATTGGACATACGAAGATATACCTACAAAATTATGGAGCATACGACCGCTTAGTAAGTTTTGGGGGATTTCGCATAAAACAGAAACAAAATTAAATCAAAAAGGAATACATTCAATTGGTGATTTAGCTAATTATCCTCTTAAATATTTAAAACAAAGTTTCGGCGTGATTGGCGAAGAATTACACTTACATAGTAACGGGATTGATTTTAGTCGAATTTCAGAGAAATATGTTCCGGTTACAACTTCTATAGGAAAAAGCCAAATTTTAATGCGTGATTATACAATAGAAGAATTTCCGATTATCCTACTGGAACATACCGAAGAAGTTTGCTATCGATTAAGACAACAAAACAAACTTGCTCAAACCGTTCAATTTTCAATTGGATATAGTAAAAGTTATTCGGGTGGCTTTAGCAAAACACATACCTTAAGCCGTCCCACTAACTTAACCATGGACATTTATCAAGTTTGTCTATATTTTCTAAATCAACAATATACTGGAGAACCAATTAGAAGTATTACTATTTCTCTAACAAAACTAATTGGTGAAGGAGAAGAACAAATTTCCCTTTTTGATAACATCATACAACGAGAAAAAGAAATAAAGCTAACGAAAGTAATGGATGAAATACGCACAAAGTTTGGAAAAAATAGCATATTAAGAGGAATTTCCTATACAAATAATGCAACAGCAAGATACAGAAACACACTGTTAGGGGGACACAAAGCATGA